The Nocardioides campestrisoli genome includes a window with the following:
- a CDS encoding cation-translocating P-type ATPase → MSTDPAQPPTTRSADVAGWHSQDAGDVAVELEVDPAVGLSEAEAARRLDERGPNALRETPPVPLWRKVVGLLVEPMTLVLILAAVVSAVVSRELETPIVILVVVVVNAVLNLAQERRAQHSLQALQDLTVVRARVRRDGRLQVVDAADLVPGDVVLLEAGDVVPADGRLVETAGMEVQEAALTGESSPVTKRAEAKAARDAGLGDRPGTAYMTTAVTRGRGVLVVCATGPRTEIGRVADLLESAGQETTPLQRQIAGLARTLSIIAGVVVGVVFLAGLARGAPLEELGLSAVALAVATIPEGLTAVVAFTLAMGANRLARRGAILKDLSSVETLGATRHVATDKTGTLTLNEMTARELYVDLRGFQVSGHGYAADGEISAEGPEPAPDLREALLAMALASDAVVDDAVLVGDPTEGALVVLAAKGGLDVAAARRDVPRAAEVPFDSDRKYMATVHAVDAVDPASPTARWAAGSEDGWDGPGAARMYVKGAPDVLLARSREVDAPGGARALDDRLREEVGRVVDDLGERGLRVLAVAARGLDDDELARARESSPAELDQAVQGLTFLGCVGIVDPPRPEARDAIADAHRAGISVHMITGDHVVTASAIARDLGLEGEALSGADLDRLDDQELTARAQHVAVLARVSPEHKIRMVDALRADGSVVAMTGDGVNDAPALKQADIGIAMGITGTEVSKGAARMILTDDNFATIIAAVREGRGIYANVVKFVRFQIATAWGFVLVFLGAASFGIASGAPFTPLQVLWVNIIMDGPPAMTLGFDRPDEGVMRRPPRRVGEPILTRTRMARIMLAAVVMAVGTLGVLLLGPDEAVAGEPTVTGTLAFTTFVLFQVFNLLNVRDATKSVFSRYTATNARLWAALVVIVVLQVAVVHLEAGRGPFDTTDLTLAQWGIAVAVASSVLWVEELRKLVLRTRTRARGRSSGPQS, encoded by the coding sequence ATGAGCACTGACCCGGCGCAGCCGCCCACCACGAGGAGCGCCGACGTCGCCGGCTGGCACAGCCAGGACGCCGGGGACGTCGCTGTCGAGCTCGAGGTGGACCCCGCGGTCGGGCTGAGCGAGGCGGAGGCGGCCCGACGGCTCGACGAGCGGGGACCCAACGCGCTGCGCGAGACACCTCCCGTGCCGCTGTGGCGCAAGGTCGTCGGGCTGCTCGTCGAGCCGATGACGCTCGTGCTGATCCTCGCGGCGGTCGTCAGTGCGGTCGTCTCCCGGGAGCTCGAGACGCCGATCGTGATCCTCGTGGTGGTGGTGGTCAACGCCGTGCTCAACCTCGCCCAGGAACGGCGGGCCCAGCACAGCCTCCAGGCCCTCCAGGACCTCACCGTGGTGCGCGCGCGGGTACGCCGCGACGGACGGCTCCAGGTGGTCGACGCGGCTGACCTGGTGCCCGGCGACGTCGTCCTGCTCGAGGCCGGTGACGTCGTACCCGCCGACGGACGCCTGGTCGAGACGGCCGGGATGGAGGTCCAGGAGGCCGCCCTGACGGGGGAGTCCAGCCCGGTCACCAAGCGGGCGGAGGCGAAGGCCGCCCGCGACGCCGGACTCGGGGACCGGCCGGGAACGGCGTACATGACCACGGCGGTGACACGAGGTCGCGGCGTGCTGGTGGTCTGCGCCACCGGCCCGCGGACCGAGATCGGCCGGGTGGCAGACCTGCTGGAGTCGGCGGGACAGGAGACGACGCCGCTGCAGCGGCAGATCGCCGGCCTGGCCCGGACCCTGAGCATCATCGCGGGCGTCGTGGTCGGGGTGGTCTTCCTCGCCGGCCTGGCCCGCGGGGCGCCGCTGGAGGAGCTGGGCCTGAGCGCCGTGGCGCTCGCCGTGGCCACCATCCCCGAGGGACTCACCGCGGTGGTGGCCTTCACGCTGGCGATGGGCGCCAACCGGCTGGCGCGCCGCGGAGCGATCCTCAAGGACCTGTCCTCGGTGGAGACCCTGGGCGCGACCCGGCACGTGGCCACGGACAAGACGGGCACGCTCACCCTCAACGAGATGACCGCCCGAGAGCTCTACGTCGACCTGCGCGGCTTCCAGGTCTCCGGGCACGGGTACGCCGCGGACGGGGAGATCTCCGCCGAAGGGCCGGAGCCGGCCCCGGACCTGCGCGAGGCCCTGCTGGCGATGGCTCTGGCCAGCGACGCGGTGGTCGACGACGCCGTGCTGGTGGGGGACCCGACGGAGGGGGCCCTGGTGGTGCTGGCCGCCAAGGGCGGGCTGGATGTGGCGGCAGCCCGGCGGGACGTGCCACGAGCCGCGGAGGTCCCCTTCGACTCCGACCGCAAGTACATGGCCACCGTGCACGCCGTGGACGCGGTGGACCCCGCCTCGCCGACGGCGCGCTGGGCCGCCGGCTCGGAGGACGGGTGGGACGGTCCCGGTGCCGCCCGGATGTACGTCAAGGGGGCCCCCGACGTCCTGCTCGCCCGCTCCCGCGAGGTGGACGCTCCCGGCGGGGCACGAGCGCTGGACGACCGGCTCCGGGAGGAGGTCGGACGGGTCGTCGACGACCTGGGGGAGCGGGGGTTGCGGGTGCTGGCGGTCGCGGCCCGCGGCCTCGACGACGACGAGCTGGCCCGGGCGCGGGAGTCGTCGCCGGCAGAGCTCGACCAGGCGGTGCAGGGACTGACCTTCCTGGGCTGCGTGGGGATCGTGGACCCACCCCGGCCCGAGGCGCGCGACGCGATCGCCGACGCGCACCGGGCCGGGATCAGCGTGCACATGATCACCGGGGACCACGTCGTGACCGCCTCGGCGATCGCCCGGGACCTCGGACTGGAGGGGGAGGCGCTCTCCGGGGCCGACCTGGACCGGCTCGACGACCAGGAGCTGACGGCTCGGGCGCAGCACGTCGCCGTCCTGGCGCGGGTGAGTCCCGAGCACAAGATCCGGATGGTGGATGCCCTGCGCGCCGACGGCTCCGTGGTCGCGATGACCGGGGACGGGGTCAACGACGCCCCGGCGCTGAAGCAGGCCGACATCGGGATCGCGATGGGGATCACCGGCACGGAGGTCTCCAAGGGCGCTGCCCGGATGATCCTGACCGACGACAACTTCGCCACCATCATCGCGGCCGTGCGGGAGGGGCGGGGCATCTACGCCAACGTGGTGAAGTTCGTCCGCTTCCAGATCGCCACGGCCTGGGGCTTCGTGCTGGTCTTCCTCGGGGCCGCCTCGTTCGGCATCGCCTCGGGTGCGCCGTTCACCCCCCTGCAGGTGCTGTGGGTCAACATCATCATGGACGGACCGCCGGCGATGACGCTCGGCTTCGACCGGCCCGACGAAGGGGTCATGCGACGACCGCCGCGACGGGTCGGCGAGCCGATCCTGACCCGCACCCGGATGGCGCGGATCATGCTGGCTGCGGTGGTGATGGCCGTCGGCACCCTCGGCGTCCTGCTGCTGGGTCCCGACGAGGCGGTCGCGGGAGAGCCGACCGTCACGGGCACGCTCGCGTTCACCACGTTCGTGCTGTTCCAGGTCTTCAACCTGCTCAACGTCCGGGACGCCACGAAGTCGGTGTTCAGCCGCTACACGGCCACCAACGCGAGACTGTGGGCAGCGCTGGTGGTGATCGTGGTGCTCCAGGTCGCGGTGGTCCACCTCGAAGCCGGTCGGGGACCGTTCGACACCACCGACCTGACGCTCGCCCAGTGGGGGATCGCGGTCGCGGTCGCGTCCTCGGTGCTGTGGGTCGAGGAGCTGCGCAAGCTCGTGCTCAGGACCAGGACCAGGGCCCGGGGGCGGTCCAGCGGGCCGCAGTCCTGA
- a CDS encoding alcohol dehydrogenase catalytic domain-containing protein, with product MKAAVVPALGAPLQIRDVPVPEPGPGQVLVRIETCGLCHTDIHAARGEWPVKPKIPLIPGHEGVGVVVSVGPPLGDHEPPVRLGQRVALPWLGHACGMCRYCIDGWETYCTAPEYTGYTMDGSYAEYAVAYANHVVPVPHGVTSMDASPLTCAGVTTYKALKVAEPQPDETVMVVGVGGLGHLGLQYARVFGARTVAVDMYDAKLQLAADLGADHVVDARGDQQAALAALGGVDVALVTVPSTHAMRAAHAALNPRGRMVLVGIPADNRLELPVFETVLRGRSVLGSLVGTRNDLADVFDLHARGLTRVITAARRLEDVNACFDEVLAGKVPARLVFQM from the coding sequence GTGAAAGCAGCGGTCGTCCCGGCGCTGGGGGCGCCACTGCAGATCCGCGACGTCCCGGTGCCCGAGCCCGGCCCCGGTCAGGTGCTGGTCCGTATCGAGACCTGCGGCCTGTGCCACACCGACATCCACGCGGCCCGGGGCGAGTGGCCGGTGAAGCCCAAGATCCCGCTGATCCCCGGGCACGAGGGGGTCGGCGTCGTGGTCTCCGTGGGGCCTCCCCTCGGCGATCACGAGCCACCGGTCCGGCTCGGACAGCGGGTGGCGCTGCCCTGGCTCGGGCACGCGTGCGGGATGTGCCGCTACTGCATCGACGGCTGGGAGACCTACTGCACGGCACCGGAGTACACCGGCTACACCATGGACGGCAGCTACGCGGAGTATGCGGTTGCCTACGCCAACCACGTCGTCCCCGTGCCGCACGGCGTCACCTCGATGGACGCCTCGCCGCTGACCTGCGCCGGGGTGACGACCTACAAGGCGCTCAAGGTCGCCGAGCCGCAACCCGACGAGACGGTGATGGTGGTCGGCGTCGGAGGACTCGGGCACCTCGGTCTCCAGTACGCCCGGGTCTTCGGCGCGCGGACCGTGGCGGTCGACATGTACGACGCCAAGCTCCAGCTCGCCGCCGATCTCGGAGCCGACCACGTGGTCGACGCGCGCGGGGACCAGCAGGCGGCGCTGGCCGCGCTCGGCGGCGTCGACGTAGCCCTGGTCACCGTGCCCTCGACGCACGCCATGCGGGCCGCCCACGCGGCGCTCAACCCCCGCGGCCGGATGGTCCTGGTCGGCATCCCGGCGGACAACCGGCTCGAGCTCCCGGTCTTCGAGACGGTGCTGCGCGGCAGGTCGGTGCTGGGCTCCCTGGTGGGCACCCGCAACGACCTGGCCGACGTCTTCGACCTGCACGCCCGCGGCCTGACTCGGGTGATCACCGCGGCCCGGCGGCTCGAGGACGTCAACGCCTGCTTCGACGAGGTGCTCGCCGGCAAGGTACCGGCCCGCCTGGTCTTCCAGATGTGA
- a CDS encoding DUF4389 domain-containing protein produces the protein MSTVAESTPYPVRVEATLDPNLSRGLWLVKWLLLVPHLVVLAFLWCAAAVCTVLAFFSILITAHYPRVLFDFNVGVMRWTWRVSFYSYNALGTDRYPPFSLQDVPDYPAHLSVDYPPRLSRGLVLVKWWLLAIPHYLVLGLLLGGGGYAVSGSDGVGLAGSLGLIGLLVLFAGVALLCTRRYPPRLFDLVLGLDRWWLRVSAYTALMTDRYPPFQLDQGGQEPLAETTRDAALPEGPGHGRSVWSGGRVTTLVVGSVLVFSALGLLVVGLLGAVLDQEERDADGFFMTPSLALSTDSYAIASERLDLHTESATDVVPDQLLGDVRLRADPRSSEQVFIGIGPTSAVRDYLSGVGHVVLVDLRDGDPVYRTSPRETPGSAPAEAPGLQDFWAASASGGQDTTLTWTPEDGEWTAVVMNADAAPGVAARVSVGTKLPALQVVLGTLLLLAGALFVVGALLVLLAILSAARADRAARSRS, from the coding sequence ATGTCCACCGTGGCCGAGTCCACCCCGTATCCGGTCCGGGTCGAGGCGACCCTCGACCCGAACCTCAGCCGAGGACTCTGGCTGGTCAAGTGGCTCCTGCTGGTGCCGCACCTGGTCGTCCTGGCGTTCCTGTGGTGCGCCGCCGCGGTGTGCACCGTGCTGGCCTTCTTCAGCATCCTGATCACCGCGCACTACCCGCGGGTGCTCTTCGACTTCAACGTCGGAGTCATGCGCTGGACCTGGCGGGTCTCCTTCTACTCCTACAACGCGCTGGGCACCGACCGATACCCGCCGTTCAGCCTGCAGGACGTCCCCGACTACCCCGCCCACCTGAGCGTCGACTACCCGCCGCGTCTCTCCCGCGGGCTGGTGCTGGTCAAGTGGTGGCTGCTGGCCATCCCGCACTACCTCGTGCTCGGACTCCTGCTCGGCGGCGGTGGCTACGCGGTGAGCGGGAGCGACGGGGTGGGCCTCGCCGGTTCCCTGGGGCTGATCGGCCTGCTGGTCCTGTTCGCGGGGGTGGCCCTGCTCTGCACCCGGCGCTACCCCCCGCGGCTCTTCGACCTCGTCCTGGGCCTGGACCGCTGGTGGCTGCGGGTCTCGGCGTACACCGCCCTGATGACGGACCGCTATCCTCCCTTCCAGCTCGACCAGGGTGGCCAGGAGCCGCTCGCGGAGACCACCCGGGACGCGGCGCTGCCTGAGGGGCCGGGCCACGGGCGGTCGGTCTGGTCCGGCGGGCGGGTGACCACGCTGGTGGTGGGGTCCGTGCTGGTGTTCAGCGCCCTGGGCCTGCTGGTCGTGGGCCTGCTCGGGGCTGTGCTGGACCAGGAAGAACGCGACGCCGACGGGTTCTTCATGACCCCGTCGCTGGCCCTGAGCACCGACTCGTACGCCATCGCCTCCGAGCGGCTCGACCTGCACACCGAGTCCGCCACCGACGTGGTGCCCGACCAGCTCCTGGGAGACGTCCGGCTGCGGGCCGACCCGCGGAGCAGCGAGCAGGTCTTCATCGGCATCGGCCCGACCTCGGCCGTCCGTGACTACCTCAGCGGCGTCGGGCACGTCGTCCTGGTGGACCTGCGCGACGGAGACCCCGTCTACCGCACCAGCCCGCGGGAGACACCCGGCAGTGCACCCGCGGAGGCACCAGGTCTGCAGGACTTCTGGGCGGCCAGCGCCAGCGGAGGGCAGGACACCACGCTGACCTGGACCCCCGAGGACGGCGAGTGGACCGCCGTGGTGATGAATGCGGATGCGGCCCCCGGGGTGGCCGCGCGGGTCTCGGTGGGCACCAAGCTGCCCGCTCTCCAGGTCGTGCTCGGCACCCTGCTGCTGCTGGCCGGGGCGCTCTTCGTGGTGGGCGCGCTGCTGGTGCTGCTCGCGATCCTCTCCGCGGCCCGAGCCGACCGGGCCGCGAGGAGCAGGTCGTGA
- a CDS encoding class I SAM-dependent methyltransferase encodes MSTDSHTSTSSTPAATQELKQRHRAMWALGDYPSVAAEVIGSLGQTLVDAVGIRPGERVLDVAAGSGNASLPAARAGAEVVASDLTPELLEVGRRLAAADGLELAWDEGDAEDLPYPDASFDVVLSCVGVMFAPFHERSASELLRVLRPGGRVGLISWTPEGFIGQMFATMRPFAPAPPPGATPPVRWGDETHLRHLLGDAVEWDAVRRDRLGVDTFDRAEAFRDFFKERYGPTVAAYRSIADEPERVQALDDALAGLAGEHLTPEGTMDWEYLVATGRRTHD; translated from the coding sequence ATGTCAACGGACTCACACACCTCGACGAGCTCGACACCCGCCGCGACCCAGGAGCTGAAGCAGCGGCACCGGGCGATGTGGGCACTCGGCGACTACCCCTCGGTGGCCGCCGAGGTGATCGGGAGCCTCGGACAGACCCTGGTCGACGCCGTCGGGATCCGACCCGGGGAGCGCGTCCTCGACGTCGCCGCGGGCTCGGGGAACGCCTCCCTGCCGGCGGCACGGGCGGGCGCGGAGGTCGTGGCCAGCGACCTCACGCCGGAGCTGCTCGAGGTGGGGCGTCGCCTGGCCGCTGCGGACGGCCTCGAGCTCGCCTGGGACGAGGGCGACGCCGAGGACCTGCCGTACCCGGACGCGTCGTTCGACGTCGTCCTGTCCTGCGTCGGCGTGATGTTCGCGCCCTTCCACGAGCGCAGCGCGTCGGAGCTGCTGCGGGTCCTGCGCCCCGGTGGACGGGTCGGGCTGATCTCGTGGACGCCCGAGGGCTTCATCGGGCAGATGTTCGCCACGATGAGGCCTTTCGCCCCCGCTCCGCCACCGGGGGCGACGCCTCCTGTGCGCTGGGGGGACGAGACCCACCTGCGCCACCTCCTGGGCGACGCGGTCGAGTGGGACGCCGTACGCCGCGACCGGCTGGGGGTGGACACCTTCGACCGGGCGGAGGCGTTCCGCGACTTCTTCAAGGAGCGCTACGGCCCGACGGTGGCCGCCTACCGGTCGATCGCCGACGAACCGGAGCGGGTGCAGGCTCTCGACGACGCGCTGGCCGGCCTCGCCGGCGAGCACCTGACCCCTGAGGGGACCATGGACTGGGAGTACCTGGTGGCGACGGGGCGCCGCACTCACGACTGA
- a CDS encoding winged helix-turn-helix transcriptional regulator, producing the protein MTSYGQFCPVAKAMEILDERWTLLVVRELLAGSTRFNELRRGNPKMSSALLATRLRTLERVGVVDRLVDEHGRGSYRLTSCGEELRPVVEGLGAWGMRWIGQLGAEDLDPHLLMWDVKRTVTASRWPPGRTVVEFRFHDVPARAARWWLCVGSGEVDACDVDPGFDVDLVVLTSLRTMVELWRGDRAWRDAERADELTVQGPPALARGLKDLLGTMPLGAVPRPV; encoded by the coding sequence ATGACGTCCTACGGCCAGTTCTGCCCGGTCGCCAAGGCGATGGAGATCCTCGACGAGCGGTGGACCCTGCTGGTGGTGCGCGAGCTGCTCGCGGGGAGCACGCGGTTCAACGAGCTGCGCCGGGGCAACCCCAAGATGTCCTCGGCGCTGCTGGCCACCCGGCTGCGCACCCTCGAACGGGTCGGTGTCGTCGACCGGCTGGTGGACGAGCACGGCCGCGGCAGCTACCGGCTGACCTCGTGCGGCGAGGAGCTGCGCCCGGTCGTCGAGGGGCTCGGCGCGTGGGGGATGCGGTGGATCGGCCAGCTCGGCGCCGAGGACCTCGACCCGCACCTGCTCATGTGGGACGTCAAGCGCACAGTGACGGCCTCCCGGTGGCCGCCTGGACGGACGGTGGTGGAGTTCCGGTTCCACGACGTGCCCGCGCGGGCGGCCCGCTGGTGGCTGTGCGTGGGGTCGGGCGAGGTCGACGCGTGCGACGTCGACCCGGGCTTCGACGTCGACCTGGTCGTGCTCACGTCACTGCGGACGATGGTCGAGCTGTGGCGGGGCGACCGTGCCTGGCGGGACGCCGAGCGGGCGGACGAGCTCACCGTGCAAGGGCCTCCCGCGCTGGCGCGGGGCCTCAAGGATCTGCTCGGCACGATGCCCCTGGGGGCGGTACCGCGCCCCGTCTGA
- a CDS encoding DNA polymerase IV: MLDPRSAGGADQEPPPEAPVAWVLHVDMDQFLAAVELLRRPELAGLPLVVGGRGDPTERAVVSTASYEAREHGIRSGMPLRTARKRCPEAVFLPVDRPVYEAASDVVMETLRSYPGAVVEVLGWDEAFVGLRTSDPEATARELQAGVLRATGLHCSVGIGDTLLRAKIATDFGKPRGTFRLVEENWFEVMGDRPPTALWGVGPRIGSRLAALGITTVRELAQAPVDLLVAEFGPRMGPHYLQVGQGRGRSVVDDTPWVPRAHGRETTYQQDLVTPEEVAAAIRVLAGQVVADIRAEGRACARVGLKVRFVPFFTTTRMRKLTEPTYDAETIARTALALLADLDDDRPIRLLGVRAEMVPPAE; encoded by the coding sequence ATGCTCGACCCGAGGTCTGCCGGCGGGGCCGACCAGGAACCGCCGCCGGAGGCTCCCGTCGCGTGGGTGCTGCACGTCGACATGGACCAGTTCCTGGCCGCGGTCGAGCTGCTCCGGCGACCGGAGCTGGCCGGGCTCCCCCTGGTGGTGGGCGGACGCGGTGACCCCACGGAACGCGCCGTGGTCTCGACCGCCTCCTACGAGGCCCGCGAGCACGGCATCCGCTCCGGCATGCCGCTGCGCACCGCACGCAAACGCTGCCCCGAGGCGGTCTTCCTGCCCGTCGACCGGCCGGTCTACGAGGCGGCCTCGGACGTGGTGATGGAGACCCTGCGGTCCTACCCCGGTGCCGTGGTGGAGGTGCTCGGCTGGGACGAGGCGTTCGTCGGGCTCCGCACGAGCGACCCCGAGGCCACCGCCCGCGAGCTCCAGGCGGGGGTGCTGAGAGCGACCGGGCTGCACTGCTCGGTGGGGATCGGCGACACCCTGCTGCGGGCCAAGATCGCCACCGACTTCGGCAAGCCCCGCGGCACCTTCCGGCTGGTCGAGGAGAACTGGTTCGAGGTGATGGGAGACCGACCTCCCACCGCGCTCTGGGGGGTGGGCCCACGGATCGGGTCGCGCCTGGCCGCGCTGGGCATCACCACCGTGCGGGAGCTGGCGCAGGCCCCGGTGGACCTGCTGGTGGCCGAGTTCGGCCCACGGATGGGACCCCACTACCTCCAGGTGGGCCAGGGGCGGGGCAGGTCCGTCGTGGACGACACCCCCTGGGTCCCCCGGGCGCACGGCCGCGAGACGACCTACCAGCAGGACCTGGTCACACCCGAGGAGGTCGCCGCCGCGATCCGGGTCCTGGCCGGCCAGGTCGTCGCGGACATCCGGGCCGAGGGCCGCGCGTGCGCCCGGGTCGGGCTCAAGGTCCGGTTCGTGCCGTTCTTCACCACCACCAGGATGCGCAAGCTCACCGAGCCCACGTACGACGCCGAGACGATCGCGCGGACCGCGCTGGCCCTGCTGGCCGACCTGGACGACGACCGGCCGATCCGGCTGCTCGGCGTCCGGGCGGAGATGGTGCCGCCCGCGGAGTGA
- a CDS encoding 2Fe-2S iron-sulfur cluster-binding protein: MDATLRLRVDGTEHTVAVDVRTTLLDALRERVGVTSPKKGCDHGQCGSCTVLLDGRRHLTCLTLAVAHDGAEVVTAEGLGRLAARADSMPGSVAVEQALHPVQRAFLDRDGLQCGYCTPGQICSAVGMLEEAGQGHPSHVTEDLAADVELTDDEIRERMSGNLCRCGAYRGILDAVRDVARPQEPTTEPTTGAGA, encoded by the coding sequence ATGGACGCGACCCTCCGACTCCGGGTCGACGGCACCGAGCACACGGTGGCGGTCGACGTGCGGACCACCTTGCTGGACGCTCTGCGTGAACGCGTGGGCGTGACCTCGCCCAAGAAGGGCTGCGACCACGGGCAGTGCGGCTCCTGCACGGTGCTCCTCGACGGACGCCGCCACCTGACGTGCCTCACGCTGGCCGTGGCCCACGACGGGGCCGAGGTGGTCACCGCCGAGGGGCTGGGGCGACTGGCAGCGCGGGCGGACTCGATGCCGGGGAGCGTGGCTGTCGAGCAGGCGCTGCACCCCGTGCAACGGGCGTTCCTGGACCGCGACGGTCTCCAGTGCGGGTACTGCACGCCAGGGCAGATCTGCTCCGCGGTCGGCATGCTGGAGGAGGCGGGACAGGGACACCCCAGTCACGTCACCGAGGACCTGGCCGCCGACGTCGAGCTGACCGACGACGAGATCCGCGAGCGGATGAGCGGCAACCTGTGCCGGTGCGGCGCCTACCGAGGAATCCTCGACGCCGTCCGGGACGTCGCCCGGCCCCAGGAGCCGACCACGGAGCCGACCACGGGGGCGGGCGCATGA
- a CDS encoding FAD binding domain-containing protein has product MKPFDYVRAESPEEAVALVAGDPGARFLAGGTNLVDHLKLRVATPERLVDVSRLPLDRVEAYDDEHGRGLRIGANVRNSDLAAHPEVRTSYPAVSRALLSGASGQLRHQATTGGNLLQRTRCVYFQDVTTPCNKREPGSGCSAIGGYGRYQAVLGASESCVATHPSDLAVALAALDATVVVLGPEGERRLPLGELHRLPGDQPELDTTLAHGELIIAVELPEQAVAVRSTYLKARDRASYAFALASVAAGLVVEDGVVREVRLAWGGVAHKPWRAARAEAALLGRTLDEETVREAAEQELAAARVAEESAFKVPLVRNLTIHTLLSLAGEDR; this is encoded by the coding sequence ATGAAGCCCTTCGACTACGTCCGCGCCGAGAGTCCCGAGGAGGCCGTCGCGCTGGTGGCGGGTGACCCGGGGGCGAGGTTCCTCGCCGGCGGGACGAACCTGGTCGACCACCTCAAGCTCCGGGTCGCGACCCCGGAGCGGCTGGTCGACGTGAGCCGGCTGCCGCTGGACCGGGTGGAGGCCTACGACGACGAGCACGGCCGCGGCCTGCGGATCGGCGCGAACGTGCGGAACAGTGACCTGGCCGCCCACCCGGAGGTCCGGACGTCATACCCTGCGGTCTCCCGGGCGCTGCTCTCGGGCGCCTCGGGCCAGCTGCGGCACCAGGCGACCACGGGCGGCAACCTGCTCCAGCGCACCCGGTGCGTCTACTTCCAGGACGTGACCACGCCGTGCAACAAGCGCGAGCCCGGAAGCGGCTGCTCCGCGATCGGCGGGTACGGGCGCTACCAGGCGGTGCTGGGTGCGAGCGAGTCCTGCGTGGCCACCCACCCCTCGGACCTCGCGGTCGCCCTTGCCGCTCTCGACGCCACCGTCGTGGTGCTGGGTCCAGAGGGCGAGCGTCGGCTTCCCCTCGGTGAGCTGCACCGGCTGCCGGGGGACCAGCCGGAGCTCGACACGACCCTGGCGCACGGCGAGCTGATCATCGCGGTCGAGCTGCCCGAGCAGGCCGTCGCCGTGCGCTCGACCTACCTCAAGGCGCGGGACCGGGCGTCGTACGCGTTCGCGCTCGCCTCCGTGGCGGCCGGCCTGGTGGTCGAGGACGGGGTGGTCCGGGAGGTCCGGCTGGCCTGGGGCGGGGTGGCCCACAAGCCCTGGCGGGCCGCGCGGGCCGAGGCCGCGCTCCTCGGGCGGACGCTCGACGAGGAGACCGTGCGCGAGGCGGCCGAGCAGGAGCTGGCAGCCGCCCGGGTGGCGGAGGAGTCGGCCTTCAAGGTGCCCCTGGTGCGCAACCTGACCATCCACACGCTCCTGAGCCTGGCCGGGGAGGACCGATGA